A genomic stretch from Chryseobacterium sp. SNU WT5 includes:
- a CDS encoding DUF2683 family protein, which produces MESLIVHPKNQMELNALKSVMKDMGIKFEKFHTRNHNAAPKSEPKTPTDKGAKPARNFKDKPKRD; this is translated from the coding sequence ATGGAATCCCTCATCGTACATCCCAAAAACCAAATGGAACTTAATGCACTGAAAAGTGTAATGAAAGACATGGGTATTAAATTCGAGAAGTTTCACACCAGAAATCATAACGCGGCTCCGAAATCGGAACCAAAAACACCAACAGATAAAGGAGCAAAACCCGCAAGAAATTTTAAAGACAAACCTAAGAGAGATTAG
- a CDS encoding lipoprotein signal peptidase encodes MKKIALVTIIILLIDQISKFYIKTHFNLGESIPVFPGFKLTFVENPGMAYGFHFGGLLGKYLLVIIRVILIGAMVYLFRKWLKEGASNYLLIPMAMIFAGAIGNLIDGMFYGMIFDSGTVYDESIGRWIEYGGISKVVPIAEGYSTFMKGCVVDMLHFPLVDWNVPETFPLIGGKHIEFFKYIFNVADSAITVGAALLIIFRKKAFPDGFDF; translated from the coding sequence ATGAAGAAAATAGCATTAGTTACCATTATCATTCTTTTAATTGATCAGATTTCTAAATTTTACATCAAGACCCATTTTAATCTAGGTGAAAGCATTCCGGTATTTCCGGGGTTTAAACTCACCTTTGTAGAGAATCCAGGAATGGCTTATGGCTTTCATTTCGGTGGATTATTAGGTAAATATCTTTTGGTTATTATCCGTGTGATCCTCATCGGTGCCATGGTTTATTTATTTAGAAAATGGCTGAAAGAAGGTGCTAGCAACTATCTTTTGATTCCAATGGCCATGATCTTTGCAGGAGCAATCGGAAATTTAATAGATGGAATGTTTTACGGAATGATTTTCGACAGCGGGACCGTTTATGACGAAAGTATAGGCAGATGGATCGAATACGGCGGCATTTCTAAAGTAGTCCCCATTGCGGAAGGCTACTCCACATTTATGAAAGGTTGTGTAGTTGATATGTTACATTTCCCTTTAGTAGACTGGAATGTTCCCGAGACCTTCCCTTTAATTGGCGGTAAGCATATTGAATTCTTCAAGTATATTTTCAATGTTGCGGACTCGGCTATTACTGTAGGTGCTGCGTTATTAATTATTTTTAGGAAAAAGGCTTTTCCTGATGGATTTGACTTCTAA
- a CDS encoding catalase, with protein MSDKKLTNSVGIPYSDHEDSQTAGFRGPVLLQDFILQENLAHFVRERIPERVVHAKGTGAYGTFTVTHDISQYTKAKIFSEVGNSCRIFTRFSTVGGEKGSADTERDPRGFAVKFYTEDGNWDLVGNNTPVFFIKDSKKFPDFIHTQKRLPKTNLKSATMIWDFWSLNPESLHQVLILMSDRGTPYGYRHMHGFGSHTYSMINSDNERVWVKFHFKTKQGIKNFNQDEATKMKGVNPDFAQEDLMSALEEKDFPKWTLYIQVMTEEQAKEFRWNPFDVTKVWFHDEFPLIEVGEMELNEIPVNYFAHVEQSAFSPSNLVNGVSFSPDKMLQGRLFSYPDAHRYRLGVNSHLLEVNRCPFEVNNYQRDGAMADSSIYKDAPNYFPNSFGDLSPSQKYKSLEEDLENNHVAFYDRNENDDDHFTQPGLLYSKAMNQEARENLISNIVASMRSISGPKKDEIINRQLCHFFRANIELGMKIALGLQVNIDGNMMNHSI; from the coding sequence ATGAGCGATAAAAAGCTGACTAATTCTGTAGGAATTCCTTATAGCGATCACGAGGATTCACAAACTGCCGGATTTAGAGGTCCTGTCTTACTTCAGGATTTTATCTTACAGGAAAACCTCGCTCATTTTGTACGGGAGCGAATTCCAGAAAGAGTTGTACACGCAAAGGGGACTGGTGCTTACGGCACTTTTACAGTGACGCATGATATTAGCCAATATACAAAAGCCAAAATCTTTTCAGAAGTTGGAAATTCATGTCGAATTTTCACCCGCTTTTCTACGGTTGGGGGTGAAAAAGGAAGCGCTGATACCGAAAGAGATCCTCGCGGATTTGCAGTTAAATTTTATACAGAAGATGGAAACTGGGATTTGGTGGGGAATAACACACCCGTCTTTTTTATTAAAGATTCGAAGAAATTTCCAGATTTTATTCATACCCAAAAGAGGCTACCTAAAACAAACTTGAAAAGTGCGACCATGATCTGGGACTTTTGGAGTTTAAATCCAGAATCTCTCCATCAGGTACTTATCCTTATGTCTGATCGTGGAACGCCATATGGATACCGCCATATGCATGGTTTTGGCTCTCATACTTATTCTATGATCAATTCAGATAATGAAAGAGTATGGGTCAAGTTTCATTTTAAAACAAAGCAGGGAATCAAAAACTTCAACCAAGATGAAGCAACGAAAATGAAGGGAGTAAATCCTGATTTTGCCCAAGAAGATTTGATGAGTGCTTTAGAAGAAAAAGATTTTCCTAAATGGACTCTATATATTCAGGTAATGACCGAAGAACAGGCGAAAGAATTTCGCTGGAATCCTTTCGACGTTACCAAAGTTTGGTTCCACGATGAATTCCCTCTAATTGAAGTAGGAGAAATGGAACTCAATGAAATTCCAGTGAACTACTTTGCTCATGTCGAACAGTCTGCCTTTTCACCGAGTAATTTAGTCAATGGGGTTAGCTTCTCACCCGATAAAATGCTACAAGGAAGATTGTTTTCATATCCAGACGCACATCGGTACCGATTGGGGGTCAATTCCCATCTATTAGAAGTTAACCGATGTCCATTTGAAGTTAACAACTACCAAAGAGACGGTGCAATGGCAGATTCGAGCATATATAAAGATGCTCCCAACTATTTTCCTAACAGCTTTGGAGACCTGTCACCTTCTCAAAAATACAAAAGCTTAGAGGAGGATCTAGAAAATAATCATGTAGCATTCTACGATCGAAATGAAAATGACGACGACCATTTTACACAACCCGGCTTATTGTATTCTAAAGCTATGAACCAAGAAGCTCGTGAGAATTTGATCTCAAACATTGTAGCATCGATGAGGAGTATATCGGGACCTAAAAAAGATGAAATTATTAACCGTCAACTGTGCCACTTCTTTAGAGCTAATATTGAGTTAGGAATGAAAATAGCGCTAGGATTACAAGTAAACATCGATGGCAACATGATGAATCATTCGATATAA
- the xerD gene encoding site-specific tyrosine recombinase XerD has translation MTWDEKISDFETFLKFERNFSDNTVDAYMRDIKKLKCFSETHLESTCPVEITYENIQEYFFQLSKKKFSERTQARWVSSIKAFFKYLIDEEIREDNPASLLEGPKLGLYLPDTLSFEYVERIIETINISTDLGKRNQCMIEVLYGCGLRVSELIDLKISNINFKESYLKVEGKGDKTRFVPLAEYTADLLKDYISTVRPKSKINKKFEDIVFLNSRGSSMSRVIVFIIIKELTEKAGISKKISPHTFRHSFATHLLQNGADLRYIQEMLGHSSITTTEIYTHLKNEELRDVILNFHPRNKN, from the coding sequence ATCACTTGGGATGAAAAAATTAGCGACTTTGAAACTTTTCTAAAATTTGAAAGGAATTTCTCAGACAATACAGTCGATGCATATATGCGCGACATTAAAAAACTAAAATGTTTTTCTGAAACTCACTTGGAATCGACCTGTCCAGTTGAAATTACTTACGAAAATATACAGGAATATTTCTTTCAACTTTCGAAAAAGAAATTTAGCGAGCGTACACAAGCCAGATGGGTCTCTTCAATTAAAGCTTTTTTTAAGTATTTAATAGATGAAGAGATCAGAGAAGACAATCCTGCTTCTTTACTTGAAGGGCCAAAATTAGGACTCTATCTTCCGGACACCCTTAGTTTTGAATATGTAGAACGCATTATTGAAACCATCAATATTTCTACAGATTTAGGGAAGAGAAATCAATGTATGATCGAAGTTCTTTATGGTTGTGGTCTTCGGGTTTCTGAACTGATTGACTTGAAAATTTCCAATATCAACTTTAAAGAATCTTACTTAAAAGTAGAAGGAAAAGGTGACAAAACACGATTCGTGCCTTTAGCAGAATATACTGCAGATTTACTGAAAGATTACATTTCCACCGTTCGTCCGAAATCCAAAATCAACAAAAAATTTGAAGATATTGTTTTCCTGAATAGTAGAGGATCATCAATGTCGAGAGTAATTGTGTTCATCATCATTAAGGAATTAACGGAAAAAGCAGGAATCAGCAAAAAGATCTCACCTCACACCTTCCGACATTCATTCGCTACCCATTTACTGCAAAATGGTGCTGACTTACGCTACATTCAGGAAATGCTGGGACATTCAAGTATCACCACTACTGAAATTTATACTCATTTAAAAAACGAAGAATTACGCGATGTAATCTTAAACTTCCATCCGCGGAATAAGAATTAA
- a CDS encoding deoxycytidylate deaminase, protein MARVWAKLSYCKRKQVGALIVKDRMIISDGYNGTPSGFDNCCEDPSGNTQWFVLHAEANAILKLASSTQSAKNATLYLTLSPCKECSKLVLQSGIKKIVYLDDYSDNEGIKFLKNHGIEIMKVHEDELKSS, encoded by the coding sequence ATGGCTCGTGTTTGGGCAAAATTGTCTTATTGCAAACGTAAACAGGTCGGCGCATTAATTGTAAAGGACCGAATGATCATTTCGGATGGTTATAACGGCACCCCTTCTGGTTTTGATAATTGCTGCGAGGACCCATCGGGGAACACCCAGTGGTTTGTACTCCATGCAGAAGCAAATGCTATTTTAAAATTAGCAAGCTCTACGCAATCTGCAAAAAACGCAACCCTTTACCTTACCTTATCTCCATGTAAAGAATGCAGCAAACTGGTGTTGCAGTCTGGTATCAAAAAAATAGTCTACCTGGATGACTATTCTGATAATGAAGGAATTAAATTCTTGAAAAATCATGGCATTGAAATAATGAAAGTTCATGAGGACGAATTAAAAAGCTCATGA
- a CDS encoding hydrogen peroxide-inducible genes activator: MNIQQLEYIIAVDKYKHFGNAAQACFITQPTLSAMIQKFEDEMDVKIFDRTTHPIRTTDVGIEIVTEAKRVIDAINELKSKANLLNNVLAGKLNLGIIPTVSGFILPTVIFDFLKNHPKIELNVKEMTTDNIIKALKSGELDAGIISTPYTAANEFYQDFLFNEELMLYSSDESEEQKEDSFVVPEKIDVQKVWLLEEGNCLRTQFENICELRENTVKPKNLEFVASNINTLIQLVDKLGGMSILPELAVEQLSPSQQKKVKRFRSPFPYREISMIYYKPTYKQKILDEMILFIADSLKTKLNFNDNTSEFVGVKPQ; this comes from the coding sequence ATGAATATTCAGCAATTAGAATATATTATCGCCGTAGATAAATACAAACACTTTGGAAACGCTGCACAAGCGTGTTTTATTACACAGCCCACGTTAAGTGCAATGATTCAGAAGTTTGAAGATGAAATGGATGTGAAGATCTTTGACCGTACTACGCATCCGATCCGGACCACAGATGTAGGAATAGAGATTGTTACGGAAGCGAAAAGAGTAATTGATGCCATCAACGAATTAAAGAGTAAAGCTAATCTACTCAATAACGTGTTGGCAGGAAAACTTAATTTAGGGATTATCCCAACCGTTTCGGGTTTTATACTTCCCACAGTAATCTTTGACTTCTTAAAAAATCATCCAAAGATTGAACTTAATGTGAAGGAGATGACCACGGATAATATAATAAAGGCTTTAAAATCCGGTGAGCTTGATGCAGGTATAATTTCTACGCCGTACACTGCAGCCAATGAATTTTACCAGGATTTTCTTTTCAATGAAGAGCTAATGCTCTATTCTTCGGACGAAAGTGAAGAGCAAAAGGAAGACAGCTTTGTAGTTCCAGAGAAAATTGATGTACAAAAAGTTTGGTTGTTAGAGGAAGGAAACTGTCTTAGAACTCAATTTGAAAATATATGTGAACTTCGAGAAAATACGGTAAAGCCAAAGAATTTAGAATTTGTGGCATCTAATATTAATACCTTAATTCAACTGGTAGATAAATTGGGAGGTATGAGTATTTTACCAGAATTGGCGGTCGAACAATTATCGCCTAGCCAACAAAAGAAGGTAAAAAGATTTAGAAGTCCTTTTCCTTATCGTGAAATTTCCATGATCTATTACAAACCTACCTACAAGCAGAAAATTTTGGATGAAATGATCCTTTTTATCGCAGATTCTTTGAAAACAAAATTGAATTTCAACGATAATACTTCTGAATTTGTAGGTGTTAAACCACAATGA
- a CDS encoding TraR/DksA family transcriptional regulator: MAEDRQKYSDADLKEFKVIIQGKIAKAERDLMLIRESFINNQNNGTDDTSPTFKAFEEGAETLSKEQNSILAGRQEKFVRDLKNALIRIENKTYGICRVTGKLIPKERLFAVPHATLSIEAKNMQR; this comes from the coding sequence ATGGCAGAAGACAGACAAAAGTACAGCGATGCTGACTTAAAGGAATTTAAAGTAATTATTCAGGGTAAAATAGCGAAAGCTGAAAGAGATTTAATGCTGATTAGAGAAAGTTTCATCAACAACCAAAATAATGGAACTGATGATACTTCGCCTACCTTCAAAGCTTTTGAAGAAGGTGCAGAGACATTGAGCAAAGAGCAAAACTCAATTTTGGCGGGAAGACAGGAGAAATTCGTAAGAGATTTAAAAAATGCGCTAATTCGTATTGAAAATAAGACGTACGGAATTTGTCGTGTAACAGGAAAATTAATCCCTAAAGAAAGACTTTTTGCAGTACCACATGCAACGTTAAGCATTGAAGCAAAAAATATGCAACGATAA
- a CDS encoding DUF6576 domain-containing protein, which produces MSTLFILLAVAVIFIYFFRKDLKEKFIPNKENYYTIDDQYNSEKKDRQNEIDKILSKIGKNGLKDLTPKEKKRLDELSKK; this is translated from the coding sequence ATGAGCACATTATTTATTTTACTTGCTGTTGCAGTTATCTTCATCTATTTTTTCCGAAAAGATCTCAAAGAAAAATTTATTCCGAATAAAGAAAACTATTATACGATTGATGATCAATATAATTCCGAGAAAAAAGACAGACAAAACGAGATTGATAAAATCTTAAGTAAAATAGGGAAAAATGGGCTGAAAGATTTGACCCCAAAAGAAAAAAAGCGACTAGACGAACTATCAAAAAAATAA
- a CDS encoding vancomycin high temperature exclusion protein has product MKIIKNIIIATLITLGFSIILIWWSNAQVERETKDYVTSDLSTLPQEKTGLLLGTSKTLRNGRPNAYFFNRIKAASQLYQSGKIQNIIVSGDNSTKNYNEPEDMKNELIKAGVPEEKIFEDFAGFRTLDSVVRAKEIFGQPSFIIISQRFHNERAVFLAHKYGIKAYGYNAKDVNIYAGIKTTMREKLARAKVFIDFLFEVEPKFGGKKILIP; this is encoded by the coding sequence ATGAAAATTATTAAGAACATCATCATAGCAACACTGATTACCCTTGGCTTTTCAATTATTTTAATATGGTGGAGTAATGCGCAGGTAGAACGTGAAACCAAAGACTACGTAACTTCCGATCTCTCTACGCTGCCTCAAGAAAAAACCGGCCTTCTGTTGGGAACCAGTAAAACACTTCGGAACGGACGACCGAATGCATACTTCTTCAATAGAATAAAAGCAGCTTCACAATTGTACCAATCGGGGAAAATTCAAAATATCATTGTAAGTGGTGACAATTCTACTAAAAATTACAATGAGCCGGAGGATATGAAGAATGAGCTTATTAAAGCAGGAGTCCCTGAAGAAAAAATTTTTGAAGATTTTGCGGGATTCAGAACTTTAGATTCCGTTGTTCGAGCAAAAGAAATTTTCGGACAACCCTCTTTTATTATTATTTCCCAGCGTTTTCATAATGAAAGGGCGGTATTTCTCGCACATAAATATGGGATCAAAGCTTATGGTTACAACGCGAAAGATGTAAATATTTATGCTGGGATCAAAACCACAATGAGAGAGAAACTCGCACGGGCAAAAGTTTTTATCGATTTTCTTTTTGAAGTAGAACCAAAATTTGGAGGCAAAAAGATTCTCATTCCGTGA
- the metK gene encoding methionine adenosyltransferase, with protein sequence MSYLFTSESVSEGHPDKIADQISDALIDNFLANDPTSKVACETLVTTGQVVLAGEVKSTAYLDVQDIARKVINKIGYTKGEYMFNGDSCGIISAIHEQSPDINQGVDRISENDDFESKANSQGAGDQGMMFGYATNETENYMPLALDLAHTILKELAVLRRQNDAVKYLRPDAKSQVTIEYSDDHKPVRIDSIVISTQHDDFGSEEAMLAKIRKDMIEILIPKVKAKQKREIQELFNNEIKYHINPTGKFVIGGPHGDTGLTGRKIIVDTYGGKGGHGGGAFSGKDPSKVDRSAAYAVRHMAKNLVAAGVAEEVLVQVSYAIGVAQPCGLYINTYGTSKLGLNDGEIAERVQKIFDLRPYAIEQNLKLRNPIYEETASYGHMGREPYIADKTFKKANGADLVVKDLEFFTWEKLDKVDEIKKEFGL encoded by the coding sequence ATGTCTTATTTATTTACTTCTGAGTCCGTTTCTGAAGGACATCCAGATAAAATCGCTGATCAAATCTCCGATGCTCTGATAGATAATTTTCTTGCAAATGATCCCACCTCAAAAGTGGCTTGTGAAACGTTGGTTACAACAGGACAGGTTGTTTTGGCAGGAGAAGTGAAGTCTACCGCATACTTGGATGTGCAGGATATTGCCAGAAAAGTCATTAATAAAATTGGTTATACCAAAGGCGAATATATGTTTAATGGGGATTCTTGCGGGATTATCTCTGCAATCCATGAACAGTCACCAGATATTAACCAAGGGGTAGATCGGATCTCAGAAAATGATGATTTTGAATCGAAGGCAAATTCCCAAGGTGCTGGAGATCAGGGAATGATGTTTGGGTATGCAACTAATGAAACTGAAAACTATATGCCATTGGCACTGGATCTGGCACACACGATCCTGAAGGAATTAGCAGTATTGAGACGTCAAAACGATGCTGTTAAGTATTTAAGGCCAGATGCGAAATCACAGGTGACCATTGAATATTCAGATGATCATAAACCAGTTAGAATTGACTCTATTGTAATATCTACGCAACATGATGACTTTGGAAGCGAGGAGGCAATGTTGGCCAAAATCAGAAAAGATATGATTGAGATTCTGATTCCAAAAGTGAAAGCAAAGCAGAAGCGAGAAATTCAAGAACTCTTTAATAATGAAATTAAATACCACATCAATCCAACAGGAAAATTTGTTATTGGTGGACCTCACGGTGATACCGGTTTAACCGGAAGAAAAATAATCGTTGATACGTACGGTGGTAAAGGTGGACATGGTGGTGGAGCATTCTCTGGAAAAGATCCTTCTAAAGTTGACCGAAGTGCAGCTTATGCGGTTCGTCACATGGCGAAAAATTTAGTGGCGGCTGGAGTTGCAGAAGAGGTCTTAGTACAGGTTTCTTACGCGATTGGAGTGGCACAACCATGTGGATTATATATTAATACCTACGGAACTTCGAAATTAGGATTGAATGACGGAGAAATTGCAGAGAGAGTTCAAAAAATATTCGATCTACGTCCTTACGCGATTGAACAAAACCTGAAACTCAGAAATCCTATTTATGAAGAGACTGCATCTTACGGACATATGGGAAGAGAGCCTTATATTGCAGATAAAACTTTTAAAAAGGCAAATGGGGCGGATTTAGTTGTTAAGGATTTAGAGTTCTTCACGTGGGAGAAACTCGACAAAGTAGACGAAATAAAAAAAGAATTTGGTCTTTAA
- a CDS encoding RNA polymerase sigma factor: MNTNTDSWLITNFIQGDEKALSVLIERHQKEIFTYIFYKVLDDALANDVFQDTFMKIIITLKEGRYNEEGKFVLWAKRIAHNLIIDHYRLKAKHNKVSETSYDNEEFSIFDLISGKEENIEEQLISKQIQEDLLSMLQYLPENQQEVIKLRFFDSLSFKEIADQTETSINTTLGRVRYALINLRKIMEEHQIILTR; this comes from the coding sequence ATGAACACAAATACTGATAGCTGGCTGATTACTAATTTCATTCAAGGAGACGAAAAAGCGCTCTCTGTATTGATTGAAAGACACCAAAAAGAAATTTTCACTTATATTTTTTACAAAGTTCTGGACGACGCGTTAGCGAACGATGTTTTCCAAGATACTTTTATGAAAATCATCATTACTCTAAAAGAGGGGAGATATAATGAAGAAGGTAAATTTGTCCTGTGGGCCAAACGAATTGCCCACAACCTCATTATTGATCATTACCGCTTGAAAGCGAAGCATAACAAGGTTTCAGAAACTTCCTATGATAATGAAGAATTTTCTATTTTTGATTTGATCTCCGGGAAAGAAGAAAATATAGAAGAGCAGTTGATCAGCAAACAAATTCAGGAGGATCTACTTAGTATGCTGCAATACTTACCAGAAAATCAGCAGGAGGTGATTAAACTTCGTTTTTTTGATAGCTTGTCCTTTAAAGAAATAGCGGATCAAACGGAAACTAGCATTAACACGACTTTAGGTAGAGTGAGATATGCGCTGATCAACCTCAGAAAAATCATGGAAGAGCATCAAATTATTTTGACGAGATAA
- the trpS gene encoding tryptophan--tRNA ligase yields MPRILTGIQATGTPHLGNLLGAIIPAIELSKQTGNESFLFIANLHSLTQIKNAEELKQNTYEIAAAWLACGLDTDKTFFYRQSDIAETCELTWYLSCFFPYQRLTLAHSFKDKADRLDDVNAGLFTYPVLMAADILLYDAEIVPVGKDQLQHLEMARDMGSRFNHQMGEVFVLPQAELQEDTKYVPGTDGQKMSKSRGNIINIFLPEKELKKQVMGIETDSKLLEEPKDPHTDKVFALYELIATPAETEILREKYLAGNYGYGHAKTELLNLILTRFSKERELFTYYMNNLPELEDKLQEGAVKTRAVALETLARVRKSVGV; encoded by the coding sequence ATGCCAAGAATTCTTACCGGAATACAAGCAACCGGAACACCACATTTAGGAAATCTTTTAGGTGCTATTATACCCGCCATCGAACTTTCTAAACAAACAGGTAACGAATCATTTTTGTTCATTGCGAACCTCCATTCTTTGACGCAGATCAAAAATGCAGAAGAATTAAAACAGAACACTTACGAAATCGCTGCAGCTTGGCTTGCGTGCGGTTTAGATACAGACAAAACTTTCTTTTACAGACAGAGTGATATCGCGGAAACGTGTGAGCTTACCTGGTATCTATCCTGTTTCTTTCCTTATCAGAGATTAACATTAGCTCATTCATTCAAAGATAAAGCAGACCGTTTAGACGATGTAAATGCAGGGTTGTTTACCTATCCGGTTTTAATGGCAGCCGATATTTTATTGTACGATGCAGAAATAGTGCCTGTAGGAAAAGATCAATTGCAACATTTAGAAATGGCGCGTGATATGGGTTCTAGATTTAACCATCAAATGGGAGAAGTTTTTGTCTTGCCACAAGCGGAGTTGCAGGAAGATACCAAATATGTCCCAGGAACTGACGGACAGAAAATGTCGAAATCCAGAGGAAATATCATTAATATTTTCTTACCCGAAAAAGAACTGAAAAAACAGGTGATGGGAATCGAAACCGATTCAAAATTACTTGAAGAACCTAAAGATCCACACACCGATAAAGTTTTTGCATTATATGAATTAATTGCAACTCCAGCAGAAACAGAAATTTTAAGAGAGAAATACCTCGCGGGGAACTATGGTTATGGCCATGCAAAAACCGAATTGCTGAATTTAATTCTGACCAGATTTTCCAAAGAAAGAGAACTGTTCACTTATTATATGAACAACTTGCCGGAACTGGAAGACAAACTTCAGGAAGGCGCGGTAAAGACCCGAGCAGTCGCTTTAGAAACGCTTGCACGAGTAAGAAAGAGTGTAGGAGTTTAG
- a CDS encoding enoyl-CoA hydratase-related protein, producing MSYQNIVLEKEEKLAIITINRPHSLNALNAQTISELSSVLDNLAAENEIRAVIITGSGEKSFVAGADIKEFADFGTSAAEDLARQGQKTLFNKIEDFNKPVIAAVNGFALGGGLELALSCHIRYGSDNARLGLPEVTLGLIPGYGGTQRLPKLVGKGLANELIFSAKMINAERAKEIGLLNDVYSLEDLLPKAKELANVIAQNSPMAISKAIKAINLSDSDQGFESEITAFGELFEMEDKKEGVSAFLEKRKPSF from the coding sequence ATGTCTTACCAGAATATTGTCTTAGAAAAAGAAGAAAAGCTCGCAATCATTACCATTAATCGTCCCCATAGTCTTAATGCTCTTAACGCACAGACTATTTCAGAATTAAGCAGCGTGTTGGATAATCTTGCCGCCGAAAATGAAATTAGGGCAGTAATCATTACAGGAAGTGGAGAAAAATCATTTGTCGCGGGAGCGGATATTAAGGAATTTGCAGATTTTGGCACTTCAGCTGCTGAAGATCTGGCCAGACAAGGACAAAAAACACTTTTTAATAAAATTGAAGACTTTAACAAACCAGTAATCGCTGCAGTTAATGGTTTCGCACTAGGTGGTGGGTTAGAGCTTGCCCTATCTTGTCACATTCGATATGGATCAGACAATGCAAGACTTGGCCTGCCTGAAGTAACCCTAGGATTAATTCCCGGGTATGGAGGAACACAGAGATTACCCAAATTAGTAGGAAAAGGATTGGCAAATGAGTTGATTTTCTCTGCAAAAATGATCAACGCGGAGCGTGCGAAAGAAATAGGACTTCTTAATGACGTTTATAGTTTGGAAGATCTTTTACCAAAGGCCAAAGAACTCGCAAACGTAATCGCACAGAATTCACCTATGGCAATTTCTAAGGCTATAAAAGCAATCAATTTATCCGATTCTGACCAAGGCTTCGAATCGGAAATCACCGCATTCGGTGAATTATTTGAAATGGAAGATAAGAAAGAAGGAGTAAGCGCTTTTCTGGAGAAGAGAAAGCCATCTTTTTAG
- a CDS encoding YjjG family noncanonical pyrimidine nucleotidase, protein MKIQHIFFDLDNTLWDHRGNAHSTLQEIFKRENVHQKYNLDFEDFHREYFTINERLWEQIRDGEIDKDYLRKHRFYDSFLFFGIDDFELAQTFESNFLDEILNYNDLVEGAFEVLEYLHDQGYKMHILSNGFKEVTHRKCELSGIQNYFQTITSADEIDIRKPHPQIYDYALNKANAKPGESMMIGDDWIADVEGGKSFGLEVIFYDAFNDNFKADGVKVIKKLIELKELL, encoded by the coding sequence ATGAAAATTCAGCACATTTTTTTTGACCTCGACAATACGCTATGGGATCACCGCGGAAACGCTCATTCCACTTTACAGGAAATATTTAAGAGAGAAAACGTCCATCAGAAATACAATTTAGATTTTGAAGATTTCCATCGTGAATATTTTACGATCAATGAAAGACTTTGGGAGCAAATTCGTGATGGTGAAATTGATAAAGATTATTTAAGAAAGCATCGGTTTTACGATTCATTTCTCTTTTTTGGAATTGACGATTTTGAGCTTGCCCAAACTTTTGAAAGCAACTTTTTGGATGAAATTCTTAATTATAATGACCTTGTAGAAGGTGCTTTTGAAGTTTTAGAATACTTACATGATCAAGGTTATAAAATGCATATCCTCTCCAATGGTTTTAAAGAAGTTACCCATAGAAAATGTGAACTTTCCGGAATACAGAACTATTTCCAAACCATTACAAGTGCAGACGAAATTGATATTCGCAAACCACATCCTCAGATCTACGATTATGCGCTTAATAAAGCCAATGCAAAACCAGGGGAATCGATGATGATTGGTGATGATTGGATCGCTGATGTGGAAGGTGGAAAATCCTTCGGATTAGAAGTAATTTTCTATGATGCTTTTAATGATAATTTTAAAGCTGATGGAGTAAAAGTAATCAAGAAGTTGATTGAATTGAAAGAGCTTTTATAA